Sequence from the Streptomyces sp. NBC_00440 genome:
GGGTGTTCGGGGGCGTGATCAGGACGAAGGCTCCGTCCCGTAACAACTCCAGCAGGTGCCCCTCGGCGAGGCGCAGGGCCGGTGCCCGGGTGCCCGTCAGAGGGTGGCTGCCCTTGGGGGCGGGGTACGAGATGCCGATGCCGGAGATCCTTCCGATGGCCTTGTCCGAGGCCGGCCGTACGGCGGAGAGCAGGTGGGCGACGGCGGCGCGCACCGTCCGCTGCCACGGCGTCCCGGCCATGGCGAGACGGATGATCGCTCCGCTGGCGCGCAGCACCTGCGACCCGACCGGGTGCCTCTCCGCGTGGTAGCTGTCCAGAAGCTTCTCGGGGTCCGCGGACTGCCCGCGCAGGACGGCCGCGAGCTTCCAGGAGAGGTTCGCCGCGTCCTGGAGGCCGGTGTTCATGCCCTGGCCGCCCGCCGGGGAGTGGACATGGGCGGCGTCGCCCGCGAGGAAGACCCGGCCGGTGCGGTAGGCCGGCACCTGGCGCTCGTCGCTGTGGAAGCGTGAAAGCCAGCGGGCGTCGTGCATCCCGTAGTCGGTGCCGAGCGCGAGGCGGGCGATCTCGCGCAACTCGTCGAGCTCCACGGGATCGTTGTCGTCGGCCTGCCGGGTGCGGTGCCAGCCCATGACGCGGTACCAGCCGTCGCCGAACGGGGCGATGAAGGCGAAGGCGTCGCCCACACCGTTCACCGTGAGCAGTTCGGGGGGTGTCCCGGTGAGCCGGACATCGGCCAGGACCATGGACCTGATCACGGACTCGCCGGGGAACGGCAGCCCGAGGGACCGGCGGACCGCGCTGTGCACCCCGTCCGTTCCGGTGAGATACCGGGCCTCGACGGTGGAGCGGGTCCCGTCGGCGCCGCGCAGGTCGGCGGTCACGGTGTCAGAGGCGGGGGACTGGCTGAGGCCGATCAGCTCCGTTCCGTAGCGGAAGTCCACGCCGGCCTTGAGCGCGCGGGCCTTCAGCAGGTGTTCGACCTCGTACTGCGGGGTGATCAGGAGGAAGGGGAAACGCGTCCGCAGCCGGGTGAGGTCGAGCGAGGCGCGGCCGAAGAGGCGCATCCGTTCCATGCGGGTGCCGGTCCTGATCAGGGCATCGGCGAGACCGCGTGCGTCGAGCAGCTCAAGGGTGCGGGCGTGGACGGCGAAGGCGCGCGTCGGATTGCCCGTCCCGGGCGGGCGCCGCTCGATGACGGTGACCGACAGCTGCTGGGCTGCGAGGTCGCCCGCCAGGAGCAGTCCGGTGGGGCCGGCGCCCACGATCAGTACGTCGGTGGTGTCCGTGCAGTTCGCTCCGGTGCTGTGCGTGTCCGTCATGGCGGCCTCCGAATGGCACATGCCGACCTTTGCTGGCCAACGCCTGTGGGCCAACGCTTGTGGGCCAACGCTTGTTGGCAAGGTTAGAGCGGGCCGGGATGGCATGTCAACGCCTGTTGGCCTACGCTCGTTGGCATGTCTGACTCCTCCGTCCCGCGCCGATCTGCCGCCACCACCAAGGCGGCGATCCTCGAAGCCGCCCGGGAGCGGTTCGCCGCCGACGGATACGAACGCGCCACGATCAGGGCCATCGCCCGTGACGCGGGCATCGACCCCTCGATGGTGATGCGCTACTACGGCTCCAAGGAGGGGCTGTTCGCCGCGGCGTGCACGATCGATCTGCGGCTGCCCGCCCTGGCCGCACTGCCGGACGGGCACATCGGCGCGGTCCTCGTCCGGCATTTCCTGGACCGCTGGGACCAGGACGAGGTGCTGACGGGCCTGCTCAGGGTCGGCGTCACCAATGAGGCGGGGGCCGAGCGGATGCGGGCCATCTTCGCCGGGCAGGTCGGACCGGTGGCTGCCGCTGTCTGCCCCGACCCCGCCGACGCCCCTCGCCGTGCCGCGCTCGTCACCTCGCAGATCCTTGGCATGGCACTCGCCCGGTATGTCCTGCGCATCGAGCCCGCGGTGGCGATGTCCCGTGACGAGATCGTCGACTGGCTCGCCCCGACGGTCCACCGCTACCTGACGTCCGAGCACCCGTAGGGTCTGCGTTTTGGATCAGGGGGTCTTCCGTCCGGATCAGGCCGGATCCGGACGGAAGACCCAGGGCCGGTCAGGCCCGGCGCGCGCCCCCATGGAGTAGCCCCGCAGTGAGCCGGTGGCAGAGAAGCCGCACTGTCGGGAGACTGGTCAGGGCAGGACAGTGCCGTACTGACGGACAGGAGCCATCGTGCGATCCATCTGGAACGGGGCCATCTCCTTCGGCCTCGTCAGCATCCCGATCAAACTGGTGAACGCCACCGAGAACCACTCGGTCTCCTTCCGGCAGATCCACACCGCCGACGGCGGCCGCATCCGCTACCGGAAGGTCTGCGAGCTGGACGGCGAGGAGCTGACCGCCGACGAGATCGGCAAGGCGTACGAGGCGGACGACGGCTCCATGATCCCGATCACCGATGAGGACCTGGCCGCGCTGCCGCTGCCGACCGCGAAGACGATCGACATCGTGGCGTTCGTGCCGCTGGACTCGATCGACCCGTTGCAGATGGGCGCGGCCTACTACCTGGTCGCCGGCGGGCCCACGGCCGCGAAGCCGTACACCCTGCTGCGCGAGGCGCTCAAGCGCAGCCGCCGGGTCGCCATCGCCAAGTTCGCACTGCGCGGGCGGGAGCGGCTGGGGATGCTGCGGGTCGTCGGCGACGCCATCGCGATGCACGGCCTGCTCTGGCCGGACGAGATCAGGTCGTACGAAGGGGCCGCCCCGGAAACCTCCGTCACGGTGCGCGACGCCGAACTCGACCTGGCCGACACCCTGATGGACACCCTG
This genomic interval carries:
- a CDS encoding FAD-dependent oxidoreductase, which produces MTDTHSTGANCTDTTDVLIVGAGPTGLLLAGDLAAQQLSVTVIERRPPGTGNPTRAFAVHARTLELLDARGLADALIRTGTRMERMRLFGRASLDLTRLRTRFPFLLITPQYEVEHLLKARALKAGVDFRYGTELIGLSQSPASDTVTADLRGADGTRSTVEARYLTGTDGVHSAVRRSLGLPFPGESVIRSMVLADVRLTGTPPELLTVNGVGDAFAFIAPFGDGWYRVMGWHRTRQADDNDPVELDELREIARLALGTDYGMHDARWLSRFHSDERQVPAYRTGRVFLAGDAAHVHSPAGGQGMNTGLQDAANLSWKLAAVLRGQSADPEKLLDSYHAERHPVGSQVLRASGAIIRLAMAGTPWQRTVRAAVAHLLSAVRPASDKAIGRISGIGISYPAPKGSHPLTGTRAPALRLAEGHLLELLRDGAFVLITPPNTPGHTGPVPLVHAHWTDDRATTLLVRPDGYIAWAGTRPAPQTLDAALGR
- a CDS encoding TetR/AcrR family transcriptional regulator; amino-acid sequence: MSDSSVPRRSAATTKAAILEAARERFAADGYERATIRAIARDAGIDPSMVMRYYGSKEGLFAAACTIDLRLPALAALPDGHIGAVLVRHFLDRWDQDEVLTGLLRVGVTNEAGAERMRAIFAGQVGPVAAAVCPDPADAPRRAALVTSQILGMALARYVLRIEPAVAMSRDEIVDWLAPTVHRYLTSEHP
- the ku gene encoding non-homologous end joining protein Ku, yielding MRSIWNGAISFGLVSIPIKLVNATENHSVSFRQIHTADGGRIRYRKVCELDGEELTADEIGKAYEADDGSMIPITDEDLAALPLPTAKTIDIVAFVPLDSIDPLQMGAAYYLVAGGPTAAKPYTLLREALKRSRRVAIAKFALRGRERLGMLRVVGDAIAMHGLLWPDEIRSYEGAAPETSVTVRDAELDLADTLMDTLGEVEMDSLHDDYREAVEELIAAKTSGEETPAQPAADAGAGKVIDLMSALEKSVRAAKSTRGEEGEEGEGAAGTGDGEDAEVRELRPGGRRKADAKGGGGGAHTKAGTDKPKSAQKKATSGRAAPKKAAAKRTTAKKTAAKKTTAKKSSAGGTSARSSSSKKTAAGSGASGTRGKKRASA